A section of the Capra hircus breed San Clemente chromosome 23, ASM170441v1, whole genome shotgun sequence genome encodes:
- the CUL7 gene encoding cullin-7 has protein sequence MVGELRYREFRVPLGPGLHAYPEELVRQRVGHDGHPEYQIRWLILRRGDDGEGGSNHVDCKAEHILLWMSNDEIYANCHKMLGEDGQVIGPSQETAGEAGALDKSVLGEMETDVKSLIQRALRQLEECVGTIPPAPLLHTVHVLSAYASIEPLTGVFKDPRVLDLLMHMLSSPDYQIRWSAGRMIQALASHDAGTRTQILFSLSQQEAIEKHLDFDSRCALLALFAQATLSEHPMSFEGIQLPQVPGRLLFSLVKRYLHVTFLLDQLNDTAAEAGAPNSTPEELSGERGRLELEFSMAMGTLISELVQAMRWDQTWSRQGPSGQPSGSIFQPQPVDEGPGLPPAQALPSRRRSRRFRPRSEFASGNTYALYVRDALQPGMRVRMLDDYEEISAGDEGEFRQSNNGVPPVQVLWESTGRTYWVHWHMLEILGFEEDIENMVEAADEYQGAAVSAAVGTALPSWRWKPMTELYAVPYVLPEDEDTEESEHLTQAEWWELLFFIKKLDGPDHQEVLQILQENLDGEVLDDEVLAELAVPTELAQDLLLALPQRLDDSALRDLLNCRVYRKYGPEALAGQPAHPSLLEAQAQPQESADAARVEAKEAPTQGSNTPLQRLAEGFGPAGKIFLDLEGAFRSEGPRQGEAKPLLLQLQRQPQPFLVLMRSLDTPAANKPLHLAVLRILMQLVDFPEALLLPWHEAMDACMACLQSPNTDREVLQELILFLHRLASVSRDYAVVLNQLGARDAISKALEKHLGKLELAQELRDMVFKCEKHAHLYRKLTTNILGGCIQMVLGQIEDHRRTHRPINIPFFDVFLRYLCQGSSMEVKEDKCWEKMEVSSNPHRASKLTDRNPKTYWESNGSAGSHRITLHMQQGTLIRQLALLVASEDLSYMPARVVVFGGDSATSLNTELNSVNVMPSASRVVLLENLSCVWPVIQIRIKRCQQGGIDTRIRGLEVLGPKPTFWPVFREQLCRHTRLFYMVRAQAWSQDIAEDRRGLLHLSSRLNGALRHEQNFASHFLPDEEAAQALGKTCWEALVSPLVQNITCPDEEGVSPLGWLLDQYLECREAAHNPQSRAAAFSSRVRRLTHLLVHVEPCEAPPAVAASPRPKGRNRSHDWSSLATRGLPSSIMRNLTRCWRAVVEQQVHSFLTSRWRDDDFVPRYCEHFSNLQKASSELFGPRAAFLLALQNGCAGALLKLPFLRAAHVSEQFARHIDQRIQGSRIGGARGMEMLAQLQRCLETVLIFSGLEIATTFEHYYQHYMADRLLGVGSSWLEGAVLEQIGPCFPNRLPQEMLRSLSTSEELQRQFHVYQLQRLDQELLKLEDTEKKIQVSRDASASGRGHERGTGEEAELEAGAVEAAAAAGVAGEEEEEDESEDLYYEGAMPEVSVLVLSPRCWPTASICHTLNPRTCLPAYLRGTLNRYSNFYNKRQSYPALERALQRRLQWTWLGRAELQFGDQTLHVSTVQMWLLLHFNELKAVSVESLLAHSGLPPDVLNQAIGPLTSSRGPLDLDETKDTPAGLLKIRDSSEEPRPRRGNVWLIPAQTYLKAEDEEGRNLEKRRNLLNCLIVRILKAHGDEGLHIDQLVCLVLEAWQKGPCPPRGLVSSLGRGSTCGSADVLSCILHLLGKGTVRRQDDRPQMLSYAVPMTVMEPHTESLNPGSLGPNPPLTFHTLQIRSRGVPYASCTSTQSFSTFR, from the exons ATGGTGGGGGAACTCCGTTACAGGGAATTCAGAGTGCCCCTGGGGCCTGGCTTGCACGCTTATCCGGAGGAGCTGGTCCGCCAGCGAGTGGGCCATGATGGACATCCTGAGTACCAGATCCGCTGGCTCATCCTCCGGCGTGGGGATGACGGGGAAGGGGGCTCCAACCACGTGGATTGCAAGGCTGAGCACATCCTGCTATGGATGTCCAATGATGAAATCTATGCCAACTGCCACAAGATGCTGGGCGAAGATGGCCAGGTCATCGGGCCCTCCCAGGAGACAGCAGGGGAGGCTGGAGCGCTGGACAAATCCGTGCTGGGGGAGATGGAAACCGACGTGAAGTCTCTGATTCAGAGGGCGCTTCGGCAGCTGGAGGAATGTGTGGGCACCATTCCTCCCGCTCCTCTGCTCCACACTGTCCACGTGCTCAGTGCCTACGCCAGCATTGAGCCCCTCACCGGGGTCTTCAAAGACCCAAGGGTCCTGGACCTGCTCATGCACATGCTTAGCAGTCCCGATTATCAGATTCGCTGGAGTGCGGGCCGGATGATTCAAGCCCTGGCCTCCCATGATGCTG GGACCCGGACCCAGATCCTTTTCTCACTAAGCCAGCAAGAGGCCATTGAGAAACACCTGGATTTTGACAGCCGCTGTGCTCTGCTGGCACTGTTTGCACAGGCCACGCTCTCTGAACACCCGATGTCTTTTGAGGGCATTCAGCTGCCACAG GTCCCAGGAAGGCTGCTCTTCTCCCTGGTGAAGCGCTATTTGCATGTCACCTTCCTCCTGGATCAGCTGAATGACACTGCTGCAGAAGCAGGAGCCCCGAACTCCACTCCTGAGGAGCTGAGTGGGGAGAGGGGTCGTCTGGAGCTGGAGTTCAGCATGGCCATGGGCACGCTGATCTCAGAGCTGGTGCAGGCCATGCGCTGGGACCAGACCTGGAGCAGACAGGGGCCCTCGGGACAGCCCTCCGGTTCCATCTTCCAGCCCCAGCCGGTGGATGAGGGCCCAGGGCTCCCACCTGCCCAGGCCTTGCCTTCCCGCAGGAGGTCAAGGAGGTTTCGACCTCGCTCTGAGTTTGCCAGTGGCAATACCTATGCCTTGTATGTGCGGGATGCGCTGCAGCCGGGCATGCGCGTACGGATGCTGGATGACTACGAGGAGATCAGCGCAGGCGATGAGGGCGAGTTCCGGCAGAGCAACAATGGCGTGCCCCCTGTGCAG GTGCTGTGGGAGTCAACAGGCCGCACCTATTGGGTGCACTGGCACATGCTGGAGATTCTGGGCTTTGAGGAAGACATTGAGAACATGGTTGAGGCTGCTGATGAGTACCAGGGGGCAGCGGTCAGTGCAGCTGTGGGTACAG CCCTGCCGTCCTGGCGCTGGAAGCCCATGACCGAGCTCTATGCTGTGCCCTACGTGTTGCCTGAGGACGAGGACACTGAGGAGAGTGAACATCTGACCCAGGCCGAGTGGTGGGAGCTCCTCTTCTTCATCAAGAAGCTGGATGGCCCCGACCATCAGGAGGTTCTCCAGATCCTTCAGGAGAACCTGGACGGGGAG GTTCTGGATGACGAGGTCCTGGCTGAACTGGCCGTGCCCACGGAGTTGGCCCAAGACCTGCTGCTGGCTCTGCCACAGCGACTCGACGACAGcgccctcagggacctgctcaaCTGCCGCGTCTATAGGAAGTACGGGCCCGAGGCCCTGGCAGGGCAGCCAGCCCACCCGTCCCTGTTGGAAGCCCAGGCCCAGCCTCAGGAATCAGCTGATGCAGCCAGAGTGGAAG CAAAAGAAGCTCCGACTCAGGGCTCTAACACGCCGCTGCAGCGTCTGGCAGAGGGTTTCGGTCCGGCTGGGAAAATCTTCCTGGATCTGGAGGGAGCGTTCCGCTCAGAGGGGCCCCGGCAGGGAGAGGCCAAGCCCCTCCTTCTGCAACTGCAGCGGCAGCCCCAGCCCTTCCTTGTGCTCATGCGGAGCCTCGACACTCCTGCTGCCAACAAGCCCCTGCACCTGGCTGTTCTGAG AATCCTGATGCAGCTGGTGGATTTCCCTGAGGCACTGCTGCTCCCCTGGCATGAAGCCATGGACGCCTGCATGGCCTGCCTGCAGTCCCCAAACACTGACCGAGAG GTGCTCCAGGAGCTGATCCTCTTCCTGCACCGCCTGGCCTCCGTGAGCAGGGACTATGCCGTGGTGCTCAATCAGCTGGGAGCCCGGGACGCCATCTCCAAGGCCCTAGAAAAGCACCTGGGAAAGCTGGAGCTGGCTCAGGAGCTGCGGGATATGGTGTTCAAGTGCGAGAAGCACGCCCACCTCTACCGGAAGCTCACTACCAACATCCTGGGAGGCTGTATCCAG ATGGTGCTGGGCCAGATCGAAGACCACAGACGAACCCACCGCCCCATCAACATCCCCTTCTTCGATGTGTTCCTCAGATACCTGTGCCAGG GCTCCAGCATGGAGGTGAAGGAGGACAAGTGCTGGGAGAAGATGGAGGTGTCGTCCAACCCACACCGGGCCAGCAAGCTGACGGACCGCAACCCCAAGACCTACTGGGAGTCCAACGGCAGCGCCGGCTCCCACCGTATCACCCTGCACATGCAGCAGGGGACTCTCATCAG GCAGCTGGCTCTGCTGGTGGCTAGCGAGGACTTGAGCTACATGCCGGCCAGGGTGGTGGTGTTCGGGGGCGACAGCGCCACCTCCCTTAACACGGAACTCAACTCG gtGAATGTGATGCCCTCCGCCAGCCGGGTGGTCCTCTTGGAGAACCTGAGCTGCGTCTGGCCCGTCATCCAGATCCGCATAAAGCGCTGCcagcag GGCGGCATTGACACGCGCATTCGGGGGTTGGAGGTCCTGGGCCCCAAGCCCACCTTCTGGCCGGTGTTCCGGGAGCAGCTGTGCCGCCACACGCGCCTCTTCTACATGGTCCGGGCACAGGCTTGGAGCCAGGACATCGCAGAGGACCGCAGGGGGCTCCTGCACCTGAGCTCCAG actCAACGGTGCCCTACGCCACGAGCAGAACTTTGCCAGTCACTTCCTCCCTGACGAAGAGGCTGCCCAGGCACTgggcaagacctgctgggaggCCTTGGTCAGCCCCCTGGTGCAGAACATCACCTGCCCTG ATGAAGAAGGCGTCAGCCCCCTGGGCTGGCTGTTGGACCAGTACCTGGAGTGTCGGGAGGCTGCCCACAACCCGCAGAGCCGCGCAGCAGCGTTCTCCTCCCGGGTGCGCCGTCTCACCCACCTGCTGGTGCACGTGGAGCCCTGTGAAGCGCCCCCCGCGGTGGCGGCCTCGCCTCGGCCCA AGGGCAGAAACAGAAGCCACGACTGGAGCTCCCTGGCCACCCGGGGGCTTCCCAGCAGCATCATGAGAAACCTGACCCGCTGCTGGCGGGCGGTGGTGGAGCAGCAG GTGCACAGCTTTCTGACCTCACGCTGGCGGGATGATGACTTTGTGCCCCGCTACTGCGAACACTTCAGTAATCTGCAGAAGGCGAGCTCCGAGCTGTTTGGGCCACGGGCAGCCTTTTTGCTGGCGCTGCAGAATGGCTGTGCTGGTGCCCTGCTGAAGCTGCCTTTCCTCAGAGCTGCCCAC GTGAGCGAGCAATTTGCCCGACACATCGACCAGCGGATCCAGGGCAGCCGGATCGGTGGGGCCCGGGGAATGGAGATGCTGGCCCAACTGCAACGATGCCTGGAAACCGTCCTCATCTTCTCTGGTCTGGAGATAGCCACCACTTTCGAGCATTACTACCA GCACTACATGGCGGACCGTCTCCTGGGCGTGGGCTCGAGTTGGCTGGAGGGGGCTGTGCTGGAGCAGATCGGCCCCTGCTTCCCCAACCGCCTCCCCCAGGAGATGTTGCGGAGCCTGAGCACCTCCGAGGAGCTGCAACGCCAGTTCCATGTATACCAGCTCCAGCGGCTTGATCAGGAACTCCTGAAGCTGGAGGACACAGAGAAGAAGATACAG GTGAGCCGTGACGCCAGCGCCAGTGGCAGGGGCCATGAGAGAGGGACCGGGGAGGAAGCTGAGCTGGAAGCTGGGGCTgtggaggcagcagcagcagccggtgtggcaggggaggaggaggaggaggacgagagCGAGGATCTCTACTATGAAGGGGCGATGCCAGAAGTGTCTGTGCTCGTCCTGTCACCACGCTGCTGGCCCACCGCCTCCATCTGCCACACGCTCAACcccagaacctgcctgcctgcctaccTGAGGGGCACCTTGAACCGATACTCCAACTTCTACAACAAGC GTCAGAGCTACCCTGCCCTGGAGCGGGCCCTGCAAAGGCGACTGCAGTGGACATGGCTGGGCCGGGCGGAGCTGCAGTTCGGGGACCAGACACTGCACGTGTCCACCGTGCAGATGTGGCTGCTGCTGCATTTCAACGAGCTGAAG GCGGTCTCTGTGGAGAGTCTGCTGGCGCACTCGGGGCTCCCTCCAGATGTGCTGAATCAGGCAATTGGGCCTCTGACTTCGTCAAGGGGCCCCCTGGACCTTGATGAGACAAAGGACACCCCAGCAG GGTTGCTCAAGATTCGAGACAGCAGCGAGGAACCCAGGCCTCGGAGGGGCAACGTGTGGCTCATCCCAGCTCAGACATACCTGAAAGCTGAGGATGAAGAGGGCCGGAACTTGGAGAAGAGACGGAACCTTCTCAACTGCCTCATCGTCCGAATCCTCAAAGCCCATGGGGATGAGGGGCTGCACATTGACCAGCTTGTCTGCCTG GTGCTGGAGGCTTGGCAGAAGGGCCCGTGTCCTCCCAGGGGCCTGGTCAGCAGCCTTGGCAGGGGGTCCACCTGCGGCAGTGCTGACGTTCTCTCCTGCATCCTGCACCTGCTGGGCAAGGGCACGGTGAGACGCCAGGATGACCGGCCCCAGATGCTGTCTTATGCGGTTCCCATGACTGTCATGGAGCCTCACACTGAGTCCCTGAACCCAGGCTCCTTGGGCCCCAACCCACCACTCACCTTCCACACCCTGCAGATCCGCTCCCGGGGCGTGCCCTACGCCTCCTGCACAAGCACCCAGAGCTTCTCTACCTTCCGGTAG
- the RRP36 gene encoding ribosomal RNA processing protein 36 homolog isoform X3 yields the protein MTGACRMLLELQSQVGTKAYKQLVTGSSTKKQSCRPPVQKACVADKHRPLEMSAKVRVPFLRQVVPISKKVARDPRFDDLSGEYNPEVFDKTYQFLDDIRAREKELVKKQLKKRRSGEEHEKLQHLLQRMVRRSEYGAGGDSQSLPFTCLTPLISAPQEQQEMAQKERKRQQELRLALKQERRAQAQQGHRPYFLKKSEQRQLVLAEKFKELKRSKKLESFLSRKRRRNAGKDRRHLPLSKE from the exons ATGACGGGAGCCTGCAGAATG CTGTTGGAACTGCAGAGCCAAGTGGGGACTAAAGCCTACAAACAACTGGTAACAGGAAGCAGCACTAAGAAGCAGAGTTGTAGACCACCTGTCCAAAAAGCATGTGTTGCAGATAAGCACAG GCCTCTGGAAATGTCAGCCAAGGTCCGGGTGCCATTTTTGCGTCAGGTTGTCCCCATCAGTAAGAAG GTAGCCCGGGACCCCCGCTTTGATGATCTGTCAGGGGAGTATAATCCTGAGGTGTTCGATAAAACATATCAATTCCTAGATGACATCCGAGCCAGAGAGAAAGAG CTGGTGAAAAAGCAGCTGAAGAAGCGCCGTTCAGGGGAGGAGCATGAGAAACTACAGCACCTGCTTCAGCGAATGGTGAGAAGGTCAGAGTATGGGGCGGGAGGTGATTCACAGTCCCTGCCGTTCACCTGTCTCACTCCTCTTATCTCGGCTCCACAGGAGCAGCAAGAAATGGCCCAGAAGGAACGAAAGCGGCAGCAGGAGCTGCGCCTGGCCCTGAAGCAGGAGCGGCGGGCTCAGGCCCAGCAGGGCCATCGGCCATACTTCCTGAAGAAAT CTGAGCAGCGCCAGTTGGTCCTGGCTGAGAAGTTTAAGGAGCTGAAACGAAGCAAGAAGCTAGAGAGCTTCTTGAGTCGAAAGAGGCGCCGAAATGCAGGCAAGGACAGACGACATCTCCCTTTGAGCAAAGAGTAG
- the RRP36 gene encoding ribosomal RNA processing protein 36 homolog isoform X1 produces the protein MPRASYRGGAVAGPPSRAQDDGSLQNDTSHMSFEELLELQSQVGTKAYKQLVTGSSTKKQSCRPPVQKACVADKHRPLEMSAKVRVPFLRQVVPISKKVARDPRFDDLSGEYNPEVFDKTYQFLDDIRAREKELVKKQLKKRRSGEEHEKLQHLLQRMVRRSEYGAGGDSQSLPFTCLTPLISAPQEQQEMAQKERKRQQELRLALKQERRAQAQQGHRPYFLKKSEQRQLVLAEKFKELKRSKKLESFLSRKRRRNAGKDRRHLPLSKE, from the exons ATGCCGAGAGCAAGCTACCGTGGCGGGGCGGTTGCAGGGCCTCCCAGCAGGGCTCAGGATGACGGGAGCCTGCAGAATG ACACATCTCACATGTCATTCGAGGAGCTGTTGGAACTGCAGAGCCAAGTGGGGACTAAAGCCTACAAACAACTGGTAACAGGAAGCAGCACTAAGAAGCAGAGTTGTAGACCACCTGTCCAAAAAGCATGTGTTGCAGATAAGCACAG GCCTCTGGAAATGTCAGCCAAGGTCCGGGTGCCATTTTTGCGTCAGGTTGTCCCCATCAGTAAGAAG GTAGCCCGGGACCCCCGCTTTGATGATCTGTCAGGGGAGTATAATCCTGAGGTGTTCGATAAAACATATCAATTCCTAGATGACATCCGAGCCAGAGAGAAAGAG CTGGTGAAAAAGCAGCTGAAGAAGCGCCGTTCAGGGGAGGAGCATGAGAAACTACAGCACCTGCTTCAGCGAATGGTGAGAAGGTCAGAGTATGGGGCGGGAGGTGATTCACAGTCCCTGCCGTTCACCTGTCTCACTCCTCTTATCTCGGCTCCACAGGAGCAGCAAGAAATGGCCCAGAAGGAACGAAAGCGGCAGCAGGAGCTGCGCCTGGCCCTGAAGCAGGAGCGGCGGGCTCAGGCCCAGCAGGGCCATCGGCCATACTTCCTGAAGAAAT CTGAGCAGCGCCAGTTGGTCCTGGCTGAGAAGTTTAAGGAGCTGAAACGAAGCAAGAAGCTAGAGAGCTTCTTGAGTCGAAAGAGGCGCCGAAATGCAGGCAAGGACAGACGACATCTCCCTTTGAGCAAAGAGTAG
- the RRP36 gene encoding ribosomal RNA processing protein 36 homolog isoform X2, translating to MPRASYRGGAVAGPPSRAQDDGSLQNDTSHMSFEELLELQSQVGTKAYKQLVTGSSTKKQSCRPPVQKACVADKHRPLEMSAKVRVPFLRQVVPISKKVARDPRFDDLSGEYNPEVFDKTYQFLDDIRAREKELVKKQLKKRRSGEEHEKLQHLLQRMEQQEMAQKERKRQQELRLALKQERRAQAQQGHRPYFLKKSEQRQLVLAEKFKELKRSKKLESFLSRKRRRNAGKDRRHLPLSKE from the exons ATGCCGAGAGCAAGCTACCGTGGCGGGGCGGTTGCAGGGCCTCCCAGCAGGGCTCAGGATGACGGGAGCCTGCAGAATG ACACATCTCACATGTCATTCGAGGAGCTGTTGGAACTGCAGAGCCAAGTGGGGACTAAAGCCTACAAACAACTGGTAACAGGAAGCAGCACTAAGAAGCAGAGTTGTAGACCACCTGTCCAAAAAGCATGTGTTGCAGATAAGCACAG GCCTCTGGAAATGTCAGCCAAGGTCCGGGTGCCATTTTTGCGTCAGGTTGTCCCCATCAGTAAGAAG GTAGCCCGGGACCCCCGCTTTGATGATCTGTCAGGGGAGTATAATCCTGAGGTGTTCGATAAAACATATCAATTCCTAGATGACATCCGAGCCAGAGAGAAAGAG CTGGTGAAAAAGCAGCTGAAGAAGCGCCGTTCAGGGGAGGAGCATGAGAAACTACAGCACCTGCTTCAGCGAATG GAGCAGCAAGAAATGGCCCAGAAGGAACGAAAGCGGCAGCAGGAGCTGCGCCTGGCCCTGAAGCAGGAGCGGCGGGCTCAGGCCCAGCAGGGCCATCGGCCATACTTCCTGAAGAAAT CTGAGCAGCGCCAGTTGGTCCTGGCTGAGAAGTTTAAGGAGCTGAAACGAAGCAAGAAGCTAGAGAGCTTCTTGAGTCGAAAGAGGCGCCGAAATGCAGGCAAGGACAGACGACATCTCCCTTTGAGCAAAGAGTAG
- the KLHDC3 gene encoding kelch domain-containing protein 3 — translation MLRWTVHLEGGPRRVNHAAVAVGHRVYSFGGYCSGEDYETLRQIDVHIFNAVSLRWTKLPPVRPAARGQAPVVPYMRYGHSTVLIDDTVFLWGGRNDTEGACNVLYAFDVNTHKWSTPRVSGTVPGARDGHSACVLGKTMYIFGGYEQLADCFSNDIHKLDTSTMTWTLICTKGNPARWRDFHSATMLGSHMYVFGGRADRFGPFHSNNEIYCNRIRVFDTRTEAWLDCPPTPVLPEGRRSHSAFGYNGELYIFGGYNARLNRHFHDLWKFNPVSFTWKKIEPKGKGPCPRRRQCCCIVGDKIVLFGGTSPSPEEGLGDEFDLIDHSDLHILDFSPSLKTLCKLAVIQYNLDQSCLPHDIRWELNAMTTNSNISRPIVSSHG, via the exons ATGTTACGGTGGACAGTGCACCTGGAGGGCGGGCCCCGCAGGGTGAACCATGCTGCAGTGGCCGTGGGGCACCGGGTGTACTCCTTCGGGGGTTACTGCTCAGGCGAAGACTATGAGACGCTGCGTCAGATTGATGTGCACATTTTCAACGCAG TGTCCTTACGTTGGACGAAGCTGCCCCCGGTGAGGCCCGCCGCCCGCGGGCAGGCTCCCGTGGTACCCTACATGCGGTATGGACACTCAACCGTCCTCATCGATGACACAGTCTTCCTTTGGGGCGGGCGGAATGACACCGAAGGGGCCTGCAATGTGCTCTATGCCTTTGACGTCA ATACTCACAAGTGGTCAACACCCCGAGTGTCAGGAACGGTTCCTGGGGCCCGGGATGGACATTCGGCTTGTGTCCTGGGCAAGACCATGTACATTTTTGGGGGCTACGAGCAGCTG GCCGACTGCTTTTCCAATGACATCCACAAACTGGATACCAGCACCATGACATGGACCCTGATCTGTACAAAG GGCAACCCTGCACGCTGGAGGGACTTCCACTCGGCCACAATGCTGGGCAGTCACATGTATGTCTTTGGGGGCCGGGCCGACCGTTTTGGGCCATTCCATTCCAACAATGAGATTTACTGCAACCGCATTCGTGTGTTTGACACGAGGACCGAGGCCTGGCTGGACTGTCCACCCACCCCAGTGCTACCTGAGGGGCGCCGGAGCCACTCAGCCT TTGGCTACAACGGGGAGCTGTACATTTTTGGTGGCTATAACGCAAGGCTGAACCGGCACTTCCATGACCTCTGGAAGTTTAACCCTG TGTCGTTTACTTGGAAGAAGATTGAACCTAAGGGGAAGGGGCCATGTCCCCGCCGGCGCCAGTGCTGCTGTATTGTTGGTGACAAGATTGTCCTCTTTGGGGGCACCAG TCCGTCTCCAGAGGAAGGCCTAGGAGATGAATTCGACCTCATAGATCATTCTGACTTACACATTTTGGACTTTA GCCCTAGTCTGAAGACTCTGTGCAAACTGGCTGTGATTCAGTACAACCTGGACCAGTCCTGTTTGCCCCATGACATCAG GTGGGAGCTGAATGCCATGACCACCAACAGCAATATCAGTCGCCCCATCGTCTCCTCCCATGGGTAG